In Hirundo rustica isolate bHirRus1 chromosome 2, bHirRus1.pri.v3, whole genome shotgun sequence, one genomic interval encodes:
- the LOC120749371 gene encoding LOW QUALITY PROTEIN: SH2 domain-containing protein 1B-like (The sequence of the model RefSeq protein was modified relative to this genomic sequence to represent the inferred CDS: substituted 1 base at 1 genomic stop codon) yields MSEGSXFWNKSSFQASLLTCSRIALKGKTSCFLLPMELPFFHGKITRRTCEELLSKKKKNGSYLIRESESVEGALCLCVFFEGLVYTYRIFSEHQRHFRIQTSEGVPDRTFKTLTDLIYTFEKPNQGLITNLRYPVKKMKALQRSQRFKSGMDSIYDEFDEDGDYITVLP; encoded by the exons ATGTCTGAAGGAAGCTGATTTTGGAATAAGTCTTCTTTTCAGGCCAGCCTTCTGACTTGCTCCAGAATTGCTTTGAAAGGCAAGACATCTTGTTTCCTTTTGCCCATGGAACTCccattttttcatggaaagataACAAGAAGAACCTGTGAAGAGCTGctgagcaagaagaaaaagaatggaagCTATTTAATACGGGAGAGTGAGAGTGTGGAAGGAGCCTTATGTCTCTGTGTTTT CTTTGAGGGTCTTGTCTACACTTACCGTATCTTCAGTGAACACCAAAGACATTTTAGAATACAG ACTTCTGAAGGTGTTCCAGATAGGACCTTCAAAACATTAACAGACTTAATATACACTTTTGAAAAGCCAAATCAAGGACTGATAACAAACCTCCGCTACCcagtgaagaaaatgaaggcCTTGCAAAGAAGCCAGAGGTTCAAGTCAGGAATGGACAGTATTTATGATG AATTTGATGAAGACGGTGATTACATCACTGTCCTACCCTGA